Proteins from a genomic interval of Zonotrichia leucophrys gambelii isolate GWCS_2022_RI chromosome 5, RI_Zleu_2.0, whole genome shotgun sequence:
- the WEE1 gene encoding wee1-like protein kinase — protein sequence MSFLSLQRAAPPRRVSARRAAAPIRQKLLFLSGHSDCEEEEEEEEEEGCGSSSANSTGEDSAFQEADSPLSAARTPARSDPPLLEEEEEEEEMEPAAAPLPDEGDSWEEEGFGSSPVKSPGAYFLLDSPSPLAPHKGRRCCERSPPHPAAGGYRGARGEEPGSPLPDYPGTPPHKTLRKLRLFDTPHTPKSLLSKAQGLGSSSVKLRGGSLFMNVGKSEKQEEDFRQTPHVNINPFTPDSMFLHNSDGKCRRRKRIHWNDSCGEDMEPSDGEPEEETMRPAKRITITESNMKSRYATEFHELEKIGSGEFGSVFKCVKRLDGCIYAIKRSKKPLAGSVDEQNALREVYAHAVLGQHSHVVRYYSAWAEDDHMLIQNEYCNGGSLADAISENYRNMRYFTEPELKDLLLQVARGLKYIHSMSLVHMDIKPSNIFISRTSVPSITLEEGDDDDWSSDRVIFKIGDLGHVTRVSSPQVEEGDSRFLANEVLQENYTHLPKADIFALALTVVCAAGAEPLPTNGDQWHEIRQGKLPRLPQVLSQELLDLLKVMINPDPEKRPSAVALVKHSVLLSAAKKSAEQLRIELNAEKFKNSLLQKELKKAQLAKAAAEERALFTDRMATRSATQSRPSRLIGKKMNRSLSLTIY from the exons ATGAGCTTCCTCAGCCTGCAGCGGGCGGCGCCGCCGCGGCGTGTCTCggcccggcgggcggcggccccGATCCGGCAGAAGCTGCTGTTCCTGAGCGGCCACAGCGACTgcgaagaggaggaggaagaggaggaggaggaaggctgcggcagcagcagcgccaaCAGCACCGGCGAGGACTCGGCGTTCCAGGAGGCGGACTCTCCGCTCTCGGCCGCGCGCACCCCGGCGCGGAGCGACCCGcccctgctggaggaggaggaggaggaggaggagatggagccGGCGGCGGCGCCGCTGCCGGACGAGGGGGACTCGTGGGAGGAGGAAGGCTTCGGCTCGTCGCCGGTCAAGTCGCCCGGAGCCTATTTCCTGCTCGACTCGCCCTCGCCGCTGGCCCCGCACAAGGGCCGGCGCTGCTGCGAGCGCTCCCCGCCGCACCCGGCGGCCGGCGGGTaccggggggcgcggggcgaGGAGCCCGGCTCGCCACTGCCCGACTACCCGGGCACGCCGCCGCACAAGACCCTGCGCAAGCTGCGCCTGTTCGACACGCCGCACACGCCCAAG agttTGCTTTCTAAAGCACAAGGTTTAGGCTCCAGCTCAGTCAAACTTCGAGGGGGCTCACTGTTTATGAATGTTGGGAAATCAGAGAAGCAAGAAGAAGATTTTAGACAAACACCTCATGTGAACATCAATCCCTTCACTCCTGACTCCATGTTCCTTCACAACTCTGATGGCAAATGtcggaggaggaagaggatacACTGGAATGA CTCTTGTGGGGAGGACATGGAACCAAGTGATGGAGAGCCTGAAGAGGAAACCATGAGACCTGCAAAG AGGATAACAATAACAGAAAGTAACATGAAGTCACGGTATGCAACCGAATTCCATGAACTGGAGAAGATTGGGTCTGGTGAATTTGGCTCTGTGTTTAAGTGTGTGAAGAGGCTGGATGGCTGCATCTATGCAATCAAACGATCCAAGAAACCCCTGGCTGGCTCAGTGGACGA GCAGAATGCTTTAAGAGAGGTCTATGCACATGCAGTTCTGGGACAGCATTCCCATGTAGTGAGGTACTACTCTGCATGGGCAGAAGATGATCACATGCTTATACAGAATGAATATTGCAATG GTGGCAGTTTAGCAGATGCCATAAGTGAAAATTACAGGAATATGCGTTACTTTACTGAACCAGAACTGAAGGACTTGTTGCTTCAAGTGGCTCGAGGTTTAAAGTACATTCATTCAATGTCCCTGGTACACATGGACATCAAACCTA GTAACATTTTCATATCTAGAACATCAGTCCCGAGTATAACTCTAGAGGAAGGCGATGATGATGACTGGTCATCTGAcagagtaatttttaaaatag GTGACCTGGGCCATGTAACTCGAGTCTCTAGTCCTCAAGTGGAAGAAGGCGACAGCCGTTTCCTTGCAAATGAAGTCCTACAAGAG aactACACTCACTTGCCAAAGGCGGATATCTTTGCTCTCGCTCTGACTGttgtctgtgctgctggtgctgagcctCTTCCAACCAATGGGGACCAGTGGCACGAAATCCGGCAAGGaaagctgcccaggctgccacaAGTGCTTTCTCAAGAATTACTAGACTTACTAAAA GTTATGATTAATCCTGATCCTGAGAAAAGGCCTTCGGCTGTGGCCCTGGTGAAGCATTCGGTGCTTCTCTCTGCCGCAAAAAAGAGCGCGGAGCAGCTGCGGATAGAGCTGAACGCTGAAAAATTCAAGAACTCCCTCTTGCAAAA